A DNA window from Fodinibius sp. Rm-B-1B1-1 contains the following coding sequences:
- a CDS encoding tetratricopeptide repeat protein codes for MGNLPQHHSSHKQEAKSLGKLRELLPNDLFILRSEDGGDYGVDRILEVVSDGSVTNIRAHVQVKSQKKETKSDSVRFPVPINTINYLLNTIHSLFIIYSVDEDAFYWEWTRQIALSANAKQIDLESTNQKTFSYTFQKMLDTSAFEDIHKKLIADNHLLKDIEVDRRPLEKSLIESLQGTVTYRELILLYLQGKYEVVIGFVRDNSLDNPEINSLVSWCYYQTHNYQQALRFIVKALRKKSSDTQLLKMKAAILCDKGRKEQHKEMVKDAKAIMLDISRDSWGWDDYYNFGNMCAGLEDYSEALEYYKKALQGNPNDPRIWKNLSECYYYLKEHEKEMECLDKALELKPDLIEALISKAATLGNIFSEYHQAIKLLNKALRISENGYFDNSVIYYWLAKFHEDLGETQTALSLVGSGQQIYPGDKSLKSLKLSILINSWNKDEQIKKQAIQLLKELISRFPKDFGLRKELLKIYFEEKITKEAVLLIQESLELVGFNFSDEYVSNLEYEDLRILFNNMDSYMVYRESNNIGKEFFKNFDLKIKTLQKIEFKFAIQFAKLVDQIAPDLSKSKLISVLEKHLKEFIDLNKFCSELLIKKHKTDPVERQSEKMTQLVIVLPEVLLVEASRQMGWLLGQNNYDDNFKDQVLKELNHIEEWFDLSIEPIVKGAYNVIRWSE; via the coding sequence ATGGGGAATTTGCCTCAACATCACTCATCGCATAAGCAGGAAGCAAAAAGTCTAGGAAAACTCAGAGAACTACTGCCAAATGACCTATTCATACTTAGGAGTGAAGATGGAGGAGATTATGGGGTGGACCGAATTTTAGAAGTAGTTAGTGATGGCAGCGTCACAAATATACGTGCTCATGTTCAAGTAAAAAGTCAAAAGAAGGAAACTAAAAGTGATAGTGTTCGATTCCCCGTACCGATAAATACTATTAATTATCTTCTTAATACTATACACTCCTTGTTCATTATTTATTCAGTTGATGAAGATGCTTTTTATTGGGAGTGGACACGTCAGATTGCACTTTCAGCAAACGCAAAACAAATAGATCTGGAAAGTACTAACCAAAAAACTTTTAGCTATACTTTCCAGAAGATGCTTGATACAAGTGCCTTTGAGGATATCCACAAAAAGTTGATTGCTGATAATCACCTGTTAAAAGATATTGAAGTTGATCGCCGCCCTCTTGAAAAATCTTTGATTGAATCACTTCAAGGGACTGTAACATATCGTGAATTGATACTTCTATACTTACAAGGAAAATATGAAGTAGTTATAGGATTTGTTAGAGACAATTCATTAGATAATCCGGAAATAAACTCTCTGGTATCATGGTGTTACTATCAGACTCATAATTATCAACAGGCACTTAGATTTATAGTCAAAGCGCTTCGAAAAAAGTCTTCAGATACTCAATTGTTAAAAATGAAAGCGGCTATTTTGTGTGATAAAGGGCGAAAAGAGCAACACAAGGAAATGGTTAAAGATGCAAAAGCTATCATGCTTGATATAAGTCGCGATTCATGGGGATGGGATGATTATTACAACTTTGGAAATATGTGTGCTGGCTTAGAAGACTATTCTGAGGCGTTGGAATATTATAAGAAAGCACTGCAGGGTAATCCTAATGATCCCAGAATTTGGAAAAATTTAAGCGAATGCTATTACTACCTTAAGGAACATGAAAAAGAGATGGAATGTCTCGACAAAGCCTTAGAGCTAAAGCCGGATTTAATTGAAGCCTTAATCAGCAAAGCTGCTACTTTAGGTAATATTTTCAGTGAATATCATCAAGCGATTAAGTTATTGAATAAAGCTTTACGCATTTCTGAAAATGGATATTTTGATAACAGTGTAATCTATTATTGGTTAGCTAAATTTCATGAAGATCTAGGTGAGACACAGACTGCCTTAAGCCTTGTTGGATCAGGGCAACAAATTTATCCGGGTGATAAGTCATTGAAAAGTCTAAAACTATCAATATTGATTAATTCTTGGAATAAAGATGAGCAAATAAAAAAGCAGGCAATACAACTTTTAAAAGAATTGATTTCAAGATTTCCAAAGGATTTTGGATTAAGAAAAGAATTGCTAAAAATTTATTTCGAAGAAAAAATCACAAAGGAGGCTGTATTATTAATACAAGAATCACTTGAACTTGTGGGGTTTAACTTTTCCGATGAATATGTTTCTAATTTAGAGTATGAAGACTTGAGAATTCTGTTTAACAATATGGATTCATATATGGTATATCGTGAGAGTAATAATATTGGGAAAGAGTTTTTTAAAAATTTTGATCTTAAAATAAAGACCTTACAAAAGATCGAATTTAAATTTGCAATACAATTTGCCAAGTTAGTTGATCAGATAGCCCCAGACCTTTCAAAAAGCAAACTCATTTCAGTACTTGAAAAACACCTAAAGGAATTTATCGATCTTAATAAATTTTGCAGTGAACTACTTATCAAAAAACACAAAACTGATCCAGTGGAAAGGCAGTCCGAAAAAATGACTCAATTAGTTATAGTTTTACCAGAAGTATTACTTGTCGAAGCTTCAAGACAGATGGGTTGGCTATTGGGCCAGAATAATTATGATGATAACTTTAAGGACCAGGTACTTAAAGAGTTAAATCATATAGAAGAGTGGTTTGATCTTAGCATAGAGCCAATTGTAAAAGGGGCTTACAATGTAATTCGTTGGTCAGAATAA